The Flavobacterium johnsoniae UW101 genomic interval TGATAAATATTATGATGAAGAAAAACTAGACAGCTCTTATTATTTTTATAATAAGGTTTTACCAATGTATGATCCAGAAATTGATTATACAAAGTATGTTTATACGCTGTCTTCGATGGCTGAAATACAAACACTTATTGGTAATTTTATTGAAAGTGAAGAATTATTGACAAAAACCCTTCCTTATTTAAGTAAAATTAAAGAGCCTATTTATGCTCGAAATGTTTACAGTAATATGGGAATGAATTATTATAATACTTATGATTTTGAAAATTCGCTTTTTTACCACACAAAAGCATTAAAATTACCTGGCACACCCTATAAAAAGGCTATTGTTTTAAACGACATAGCTCGTGTATATATGGAACAAAACCGTTACGATATAGCTGCAGAAATACTAGAAATGCTGACTGCAAGAAAAATAGTTTACAAAAGAGAACCTCTGTTAAGTGATTATTTTTATGCTTCTTTGCAGAACAGTCTTGGAGTCTGTTATTTTAATTTAAAAAAACCTAAAGCATTAGATCTTTATCTCAAAAGTTTAGCAACCACCTTACAGGGAACTAATAAGTTCATATTGCTTAATAATTATAAATCTCTTTCTGATTACTACATGGAAAATAATCCTGAGCTTGCTTTACAGTACGCAAAGAAATCCTACGAAACAGCAAGGGAAGTAAATGCTAACAGTGCCAAAATGGAACTACTTGCTTATTTAATAAAGCTTAGTAAAGGATCTGAGTTAAAAAAATATACTATAGATTATATAAAACTGACTGACAGTGTAATTAATTCTAGAAAATCGGCTAGAAATCAATTTACAAACATCAAATATTACTCAAAAATAAATAAAGACGAGAATTTACACCTTAAAGCAGAAAAAGCAGAAAACGAACTTAAACTTCAGCAGCATAAAACCAGCAATATAATTTCGGGGGTAATAATAACTTTTATTTTAACATTGTGCATCATACTTAGTTTTTACTTATCAATAAAAGGGAGGAAACAAAAAAACAATGCCATACAAGAAAGTGAAACCCGGATTTCTAACAAATTACGCAATGAACTTTTAAATGAAGTTCAGAATGTTTTAACATATGCTAAAAATAATGATTTAGAAACTGCTGATAATAAAAATGAATTATTAGAAAGTCTCGAAAAAATCTATTCTCAAACCAGAAATATCTCAAAAGAAAACAGCGATATTATAACTGATAAAAGATACAGTTTGACATTGAAAAATATGATATCTACTTTTAAAACAACAGATACAAATGTTTTTACAAATGGCCTTACTGATATTAACTGGATTAAAATTGATAAAAACAAAAAAATAATTATTTACAGAGTCATACAAGAACTACTTGTAAACATGAAAAAACACAGCAGCGCAACACTTGCTGGAGTTAATTTTAAAGTCATTAAAAAAAATATTATTATAAATTATACAGATAATGGTAAAGGTGTTAACATGAACCAAGTATCTAAAAGTGGTCTTCAAATAATTGAGAATCGTATTTTAAATGTAAAAGGTGAAATTCAATTTGAATCAAATCCCGACAATGGATTTAAAATATCAATTAAAATTCCTTTTTAATATGAAGATGCTTGAAATTATAAAAAATAAAACTTTTCTAAAGTATCTTATTTTTTTTCTGATTATACTTTTAATTGGGGTAGTATTACTTTATCAGCTGCATAGAAACCAGGTAATAATTATTCAACAGATTAAAAAAAACAATTCTGTTGAAATAAATAAAAACATAACTGAAGCTGATCGCTTATTTGACCAAATTAATTACGACAGCGCATATTTCTTTTATAAAAAAGCAATTGCACTTTGTGATCCTATTGATGATTATGCAGATGATTATGTTTATTCTCAATTATCTATAGCAAATTTACATCAGAATACAAACAACTACACGGCATGCGAAGAAGCTTTATTAAAAGTTTTTCCATATTTAAAAAAAACAAGCAAACCTAAATACACTTATAACACTTACACCCTCTTAGCTTACAACTATTTCTTTACTTATGACAATAGTGATGCACTGTTATACCACAGAAAAGCATTGAGACTAGCTGCAACACCATACAAAAAATCAGTAATCATAAATGACATTGCTTTAGTTTACTTAAGACAAAAAAGATATAAAGAGATAATAGATGCATTGGAGCCATTAGCCAGAATAAAAATTAAACACGAAACTGATTCTGCAAAAACCGATATTAATTATTCCTTACTATTAAACAACCTAGGATTTTGTTATTTCAAGCTCGGAAATCCAAAAGCATTAGAATATTATAAAAAGAGTCTGAAGATACAGGAAAGATTAAAGTCAGATTATGAATTAATGAGTACCTATTCTAGTGTAGCTATGGTTTATGCTGAAACCAATCCTAAATTATCTAAAATATATACAGAAAAACAATATCAGTCTGCCTGCAGGGCAAAGTCTGCATCATTTAAAGCAAATACTTTAGGAGACTTAATTAGAAAATCTGAAGGAAAAGAACTTAAAAAATATTCTAAAGCATACGTAAAAATAATTGACAGTATATTATCCAGCAGAAAACAAGCAAAAAATCAATTCTCAATAATTAAATACGAATCTAAAACTGATAAAGAAGAAAATCTAAAACTCAAAGCCGAAAAAGCGGAAAATGAACTGTTATTACAAAAGCATAAAAATAGAAATACCATATCCTATATCATTATTACTTTCACGATAGCTGTTCTTTTACTTTTGCCACTCTACTTATTTATAAAAGGAGAAAAAGAAAAAAAAGAAGCTGTTTTTGAAAGTGAAATGAGAATTTCTAAGAAACTGCGTAATGAATTGACAAATAAGGTGCATCATACATTGCTTTTTGCACAAAATAAAGATTTACAAAATGATGAAAATAAAAATCAGTTTTTAATAAAATTAGATGAAATATACTCTCAAACCAGAAACATTTCCAGAGAAAACAGTTCTATTGTAACCAATGAAAATTACGATATGGGGTTGAAGGAAATGATATCGGGTTTTAAAACTCCAAATCTAAATTTATTAGTAAATGGTCTTGATACCATAAAGTGGAATAAAATTAACAAGATCAAAAAAATTATTATTTACAGGGTATTACAAGAGCTATTTTACAACATGAAAAAATACAACGACTTGACTTTGATCATATTATCATTTAAAATAATCAATAAAAATATTGTAATTACATACAGCGACAACAGTTCTAAAACGCAAAATGAAAGAATAATTTTAAAAAAACATCTTGAAAATGTGGAAAACCGTATTAAAACCACGAATGGAACTATTAATTTTGGCAATTATACAGAAAATGGTTTCAAAATAAGTTTCACATTCCCATTATAAAACAAGTAATATGTTTAAGAAAGTTTTAGTTGCAGAAGATTTAGATAGTATTAGTATTGCAGTTGTTCAAGTTCTCGAAGACCTTAATATTCCTGTTATTGACCATGTTAAATATTGTGACGAAGGTTTATTAAAAGTAAAAAAAGCATTAAACGAAAAAGAACCGTACGATTTACTTATTACTGATTTATCTTTTAAGACTGACCATAGGAAAGCAAATATTGAAAGCGGTGATGAATTAATTGAAGCAATCAATAAAGTGCAGCCTGAATTAAAAAAAATTGTGTTTTCAATTGAAGACAAATCGTATCGCATTAAAACTCTTTTTGATGAGTTAGGAATAAATGCATATGTATCTAAAGGAAGAAATAGTATTCAGGAATTAAGATCTGCCCTTGAAAAAACTTTTAAAAACGAAGAAAGAATACTTTCATCTGATTTAAACTTTAGTTTCAATGACAAATCTCTTATCGAAATTGAATCTTATGATATCTCTATTTTATCACTTCTGGCAAAAGGTTACATATTAGAAAACATTTCAAATGAGTTTAAAGAAAAATCGATTACACCAAATGGAACCAGCAGTATAGAAAAACGAATCAACAAATTAAAAATATATTTTAAAGCAAATAACAATGTACACTTAATTGCCATTGCAAAAGACTTTGGTCTGGTGTAGAGTTTAACACATGTGTTACGGTTTCCCGTAAGGAAATTCTCTTACATAGATTTAAGTTTGTATAAATTATTAACTGATGAAACCTAAATATAAGTTTGATCCCATTACCAAGATCAATACACCCAATAATAGAATTATTATGAAAACTATGCTTCTTTGTCTTTTTCTTTCTGTAAGTTTTGCTTTTGTTTCTGAGAAAACAGGCTGGCTTGATATTGATTGGAAACTAATTTGTATCCCGGCTCTTCTGGTTTTGCAAATTATAATTATTGGAACAGCTCTAAAAAACAGGTACAAGAAACATTAATTGTAAGTAAGCAGGAAAATAGAAATCTATATACTATATTTGGATTTTAAAATTTAATGAAAAATAGTACATTTTATTTCCTCTTATTCCTTCTTACTTCATTCCAAGCCTTTTCTCAAACCAAATTTATTTCCTGGAATTTAGAAAACTTTGGAAAATCTAAGTATCAAGCCTCTTTAAGTTTTATTGCAAAAACGGTACAAGAATACGATATTATAGCTATCCAAGAAGTTGTTGCCGGATACGGAGGCTCACAGGCTGTCGCAAAACTTGCTTCAATATTAAACGAAAAAGGTTCAAAATGGGATTATACAATAAGTGATCCCACAAGTGGAAACAGTTACAAAAAAGAGCGCTATGCTTTTATTTGGAAAACAAGTAAAGTAAAATTGAAAGGCAAACCCTGGCTGGAAAAAAAATATCACTTAGAAATAGACCGGGAACCTTATTTTGCAACCTTCGAAGTAAACAAAAAACTAGTTACGTTTGTTAATTTTCATGCTATAACAAAAAGTAAACAGCCTGAAACTGAAATTAAATACTTCAAATTTCTTCCGCAAGAATACCCAGATCTAAATCTGGTTTTTACCGGCGATTTTAATTGTCCCGAATCACATACCGTTTTTAATCCATTAAAAAAAATGGGATATGTTTCTGTATTTCAAAAACAAAAAACAACTTTAAAGCAAAAATGCAAAGCAGAAGTCTGTCTTGCTTCTGAATTTGATAATATTTTTTACAAATCAAATACGTTAAAACCTATTAAGTCAGGAGTTGTTTTATTTTATAATAATTACGATTCACTTCAGGAAGCCAGAAAAATATCAGACCACATTCCTATTTGGTTTGAGTTCTTTTTAAATTAAAACTATGTTTTTAATTTTTTCTTTTTGGCAGCCGGAAATAAAACATTATTTAAAATTAAACGATATCCCGGAGAATTAGGATGTAAATCCAGAACTGTAGGCGGATCACCAACCTGATGCTGAAAATCTTCCGGATCATGGCCTCCAAAAAAAGTAAACATTCCTTTTCCTTTTTCGCCATGAATATATCTAGCTTCGCCATTAAGTTCACAAGTCCCCATAACCAAAACATTTGATTTTATCAATGTTTCGTTAAATGAAGTAGTCTGCCCCATAAAACCTTTTACTAATTGAGTATGGTTTTGACATAACATACTAGGAATAGGATCCCATTTTGCAGAATATTCCATTAAAGTAAAATAATCTTTTTCCATAGGAACTCTGCGTTTTCCAGTCATATCAATATCTGAAAATTCATAAACTTCTGGTCTTCTTTCTAAAATAAAATCTTTAAAGGCAAAAGAATTTCCATAATTTAATTTTGCCTGATAGTTAGATTCACTTGGATCACCATCAAACATAGTTTCGCAAATATCAACTCCATCTGCAGCTAATGCAATATCAAAACTATCTGTGGCAGAACACATAGCAAACATAAAACCGCCTCCAATAACAAAATCTCTAATCTTTTTTGCTACAGCTCCTTTTTCCTGTGAAACTTTAGAATAACCAAGTTTTGCTGCTAAAGCTTCAGAATCTCTTTTTTGTTCAATATACCAAGGTGTATTTTTATAAGCGGCATAAAACTTACCATACTGACCGGTAAAATCTTCATGATGTAAATGCAGCCAGTCATATAGTAATAACTGGTCACTCAAAACTTCCTCATCATAAATAGGAGTAAATGGAATTTCGGCATAAGTCAAAACCAGCGTCACGGCATCATCCCACGGTTGTTTTCCCTTTGGTGTATAAACAGCAATTTTTGGTGCTTTTTCAAGAATTACAGATTCCATATTTTGTGACGGACTCGAAATATCATTTAAAAGAGAGGCTTCTTCAGTATCAGAAAGCACTTCAAAACTAACGCCTCTAATTTTACATTCTTTTCGTATTTCCTCAGCATCAGGTAGTAAGAATGAACCACCTCGATAATTTAACAGCCAGCTTGCTTTATAATCGCGGCTTAAACACCAATATGTTATTCCGTATGCTTTTAGATGATTTTGCTGTGTAGTTTCGTCCATTGGAAGCAAAATAAAAGATGCCTTCGTCTGCAATGAAAATACCAGCAAAAAAATATACAGTAAACTCTTTTTCATCAAAAAAATATTTTAGTAAAGATAATGAGGAAGTCATTAAAAACATAACCGATCCAAAGGTTTTGCCCTAATGCAGTACGTTAAAGTTTTACGTCGGTAAAATTGACCATACTTTTCGTAAAAACAGGTAAAAACACCTATTTTTGTACTATTTTTTCTACTTACATTTGAAATCCATAATCTAAATAACCGCCATAAAAAAACAACAGTCATGAAGTTTAATGAAAATAATCATCAGCCTAGAGGTTTAAATGTAATGCAAAAAATTGGTCTTGGAGTTCTTGTAATTACTATTGTAGCTTATTATGTTTTATCTATTCAGTTTTTAACAAGCGGAAGTTAAAGCGTTAAAACTGCTATTTCATTTTGAATAGCATATACCACTAAACCGGCAATATTTCTTGATTCTGTTTTAAGAAGTAAATTATTTCGATGCCCTTCAACTGTTCTTGGACTTAAAAAAAGATGTTCAGCAATTTCTGAAGTTGTTTTTTGCTGACAAATAAGCTGTAAAATTTCTATTTCTCTTGGAGAAAGAAAACTTGTTTCCAGATTTCCTTTTGAATTTTTTGAAGAAACTATTGTTTCCTGAATAGTCTTCAAAACACTTTCGTTATAATAAAATCCTTTTTTGTTAACTTCATTAATGGTTTTAATTAAATCTTTTGGAGTTGTATTTTTAATTAAATAGGCAACAGCGCCAACCTGAATCATATTGGCAATAAAAGATTTTGAATCGTAACTGGTAAGTGCAATAATTTTTATTTCAGGAAAAGATTTCCTAATTATTTTTGTTGCTTCAACGCCATTCAAAACCGGCATTTTTAAATCCATGATAATAATATCTGGTTTAATTTCATTTTCCAGAAGTTTATTTACAAGGTCTTCTCCGTTTGAAGCTTCGAAAACAATCTCAATATTATCTTCTCTCTGCAATAAAAAAGCTATTCCTTTCCGGAATAAAACTTCGTCGTCGACTAAAGCTATTTTGATAATGGCATTCATTTTTTACGTTTTTGGTCGTTTGGTATATCGAAAATACGAAATATGAATCAAAAAAAGCCATTTCGCCTTATTTTATTGATGTAAAATTCACTTTTTAACTTAAAATGTAAATATAACTTCAACTCCTTTTCCTTTTTCAGATTCAAAACTGATCGTTCCGTCTAAGAAAGAAATACGGCTGTTGATGTTTTTCATTCCCAATCCTCTGTAATTTTCAAAATCTTCGCTGTCAAATCCTACTCCATTATCTTTATAATAACAGGTATTTGTTCCTTTATCTTCTTTAAAATTAATCCAGATTTAATTAGACTTTCCATGACGAAGAGAATTATTCATTAGTTCTTGTAAAACCCTAAAAACATGCAAATGACGATCGATTTCTTTATCATCAAAATCAAGTTCGTTTTTATAATAGGTTTTTACTGATTTACTACTCTCAAATTCCCCGCATAATTCTTCTATACCTGCATGAAGTCCAAACTTTTCGAAAACCGGAGGTAATAAATTATGCGCAATTTTCCTTGAATTTTCTAAAGCTTTTGCTGTTAAATTTATAATGTTCTCTGTAATTTCAGTTGTTTCAGCTTCTGTTAAATTTGGCGCTGACAACAAGTGTGTATTTAAGGAAACAATATTAAGTTTAGAACTAATATCATCATGAAGATCCTGAGCAATACGTTTGCGTTCTTCTTCTTGTATCTGCAAAACAGCATGTAATTGTTCTTTTTGATACTGAAGTATTAAATCTTTCTTTTCTAATTCTTTTTGAATGATTTTTTTTCTTGAGAAGTAGAAAAATACGATCAGTACGACTGAAACGATTATAAAGAAAAGTGATATATATAATATTATAGCGACAAGCTCTTTTTCTGGTATTGAGTGGGTATTCATATCAAATTTATTTCAAGGTAGTTTTATTAGGTGAAAATGCTTTTTTTGAAAAACTTTTTATCCATTCGAACAAAATAAAAAATTGATAACATAAAACTAAAAAACTGTTTAATATCCAGGTTAAAAGCTTAACATCATCACTTAAACCTATAGAAAGATTTCCAATTAAGTACAATACTGTACTCGCTAATAAGTAAAATATGAGACCTACACTTATATAATAATATGTTTTATCTTCTGTAAGCATATTATAAAAGTGAAATAGAGCAAAAACCACAATAAGCAGATTGGTTAAGATGATTTCAAATAAATTGAACTTAAGAAATACGCTTGAATTCATACAAAATTGTATCGCTAAAACTAATAATGCAATTATTAAACTAATTTTAATGAACATTTTTTGGCTTTTAACATTTGTCAGCGAATTGTAAAACATTCCAAGCAACAACATTTGTCCAGCAAAAAACATATTGACAACCACCAAATTAGTCATTCCTAAATGGTATAATAATTCCATTGACAATTGCATTACAGTTGAAAAAGCTAAATAGCAGAGAAAAAAAACATTAGCTTTTTCCTTTCGGAAAAAGCTATATGAATAGGCTATTAAGTTTACTATTAAAACAAAATATGTAGAGTACACTAAAATATCAATCATTTTATATACTTTATAATATTTTAGAATTAAAATGGCGGACTAGGACGTATTCCGTCATAAACTACTTCTTCAGCATCATCTGCTGCAGATTTAGCCATATAAGAAGAACCTTCTCCGTAAACATCAATGTATTTACCAGTTTCTTTATCTAATCTAGCTCCAACAAAAAGTAAGGTTCTTTCGTCTTTGTCATTAATAGCAAGACATGCACGTACAACCTCAGTTTCAAGTTTTAAAACTTTTTCTAAAGTTTCTCTTGGAATTAAAAAAGATTTTACTTTGGTTTTAGGATCTTCGATGGTGGTGTCATCTTGATACCTTTTTTCCCACTCTTTGGCTATACCCAAAGGAATCAGAACTGCGTCTGGAAAGGCTTCTTCGCTCATAGTTTTTTAAAAATTTAATATTAGTTAATTTGTTTATGGTCTAGCGAAACTACCGAATTAATTTTTATGTAAGAAATATTATGGAGTAAATTATAGATTCGATTATGTAATTAATTAAAATAAAAAAAACCTTTGAAAGAACATACTTACAAAGGTTTTTATTAGGATTTTTATTCTGATTAAAACGGTACATCACTATCATCATCATCGTCATTCAGGTTGCTTCCAAATGCTTCATTGGCCGATGGCAGATTTTTTGTAATAAATGGATTATCCTCGTGATTCATTTTTGAAGGTAAATCATCATAACCACCTGTAAAGTCTTCAAGGTTGTCAAACTTACCTAAGTGTCCTAAGAATTTTAAACGAATATTTTCCAATCCACCATTACGGTGTTTGGCTATAATAAACTCTGCTTGTCCCGCAGTTGGAGATGCTTCATCATCATCCCATTCTTCAATTTTATAATATTCCGGACGGTAAATAAACGATACAATATCAGCATCCTGCTCAATCGCACCAGATTCACGAAGATCCGAAAGTAACGGACGTTTGCTTGATCCACGGGTCTCAACCGCACGCGATAACTGTGAAAGTGCAATTACAGGAACGTTTAGCTCTTTTGCCAATGCCTTTAAGTTTCGGGAAATAGTCGAAATCTCCTGCTCACGGTTTCCTCCTCCTTTACCATTTCCTCCGGCAGTCATTAACTGCAAGTAGTCAATAATAATTAATTTGATTCCGTGCTGTGATGCTAAACGACGACATTTTGCACGTAAATCAAAAATTGAAAGCGAAGGCGTATCATCAATAAACAATGGGGCTTTTTCTAAATCTTTTACTTTAGTACTTAGTTGCTCCCATTCGTGTTTTTCTAATTTTCCTGTTCTTAATTTTTCAGAAGACAATCCTGTTTCCGAAGAAATAAGCCTTGTAATTAACTGAACCGAAGCCATCTCCAGAGAGAAAACTGCCACCGCATGTCCAAACTGAATGGCAACGTTTCTTGCCATCGAAAGTACGAATGCGGTTTTACCCATACCCGGACGTGCCGCAATAATAATCAAATCCGAAGGCTGCCATCCTGAAGTTACTTCATCTAATTTTTCAAATCCGGTTGCAACACCACTCAAACCTTCTTTTCCTGCAATTTCTTCAATACGTTTTTTCGCCTGAAGAACCAAACTCTGAGCAGTTTCAGAACTACGTTTGATATTTCCCTGTGTTACCTCATACAATTTAGATTCGGCTTTATCCAGCAAATCGAATACGTCTGTAGTTTCATCATAAGATTCTTCAATAATTTCTGAAGAAATTCTAATCAAACTTCTTTGAATGAATTTTTGAAGAATAATACGCGAGTGAAATTCGATGTGGGCAGAAGAAGCAATTTTCTGCGTTAACTGAATTAAATAAAAATCACCTCCTGCTAATTCTAATTTTCCGTTTTTCTTTAATTGTGTCGAAACTGTCAGCAAGTCTATTGGCTGTGTTTCTGTAAAAAGCTGCAGAATTGCTTCAAAAATATGTTTGTGCGCATCTTTATAAAAAGCATCTGGCTGTAAAATATCAATTACATCATCTACCCCTTTTTTATCAATCATCATTGCTCCAAGCACAGCCTCTTCTAAATCAAGAACCTGCGGAGGGAGTTTTCCTTTTTCGAGATTAATTATTGTGGTTTTATCGACCTTTACGGGGTTTACATTCTTGAAATTTTCCATATAGCGAAAGTAACAAAATTTAAAAAAAAATTGCTATCTAGTTATAACTATTCAGTTGTTTATAAATATGTTTTTTTTGTTGATAACCAAAAAAAAATCCGAAACCGCAGGGCTTCGGATTTTTAATCATTAAATATGAATTTACTCTTTATACTCGCCCATATTACTGTATTTGTCCATTCTCTGGGCAATTAAGTCGGCTGTTGATAAGTCTTTTAATTCATTATATCCTTTAGTAATGTAATCTGCTACTGTTTTAAAAGTAGTTTCACGGTCGTAGTGCGCTCCGCCAAGTGGTTCTGGAATTACATCATCAACTAATTTTTGTTTTTTCATGTCAGAAGAAGTCAGTTTTAAAGCTTCAGCTGCACGTTCTTTGTACTCCCAGCTTTTCCATAAAATAGAAGAGCATGATTCTGGAGAAATTACAGAGTACCAAGTGTTTTCTAACATATAAACTCTGTCTCCAACACCAATTCCTAATGCTCCTCCCGAAGCACCTTCACCTACGATAATCGTAATGATTGGCACCTGCAGACGAACCATTTCAAAAATGTTTCTGGCAATAGCTTCTCCCTGTCCTCTTTCTTCAGCTTCTAAACCTGGATATGCACCCGGAGTATCTACTAAAGTAAGAACCGGAATACCAAATTTCTCCGCCATTTTCATTAAACGCAAAGCCTTACGGTATCCTTCTGGATTTGCCATACCAAAATTACGGTACTGACGTGTTTTTGTATTGTAACCTTTTTGCTGCCCGACAATCATAAACGACTGACCGTTTATTTTACCTAAACCGCCCACCATCGCTTTATCATCTTTAAAGCCTCTGTCTCCATGAAGCTCTAAGAAAGTATCACCGCAAATTGCTTTGATATAATCTAAAGTATAAGGTCTGTTTGGGTGTCTTGACAGTTGTACTCTCTGCCAAGCCGTAAGGTTTTTGTATATATCTTTCTTAGTCTGCTCTAATTTTTTATTGATTTCCTTGCACGTTGGGGTTACATCAACGTCAGATTCTTTTCCAATAATAACGCACTTTTCTAGCTGTTCTTCAAGTTCTTTAATTGGAAGCTCAAAATCTAAATATTCCATGTATTTTTGAATTTTGTTTGTAAATCGAACCGCAAATATAAAAATATTATATCATTGGCGAAGTTAATTGTTATTTAAAGTATAAAAATGCAATTTAAAAATAAGTAAACTATTACAAGTTTTCCTTCTTGTTTTGATAATGTTTAAAAACACCGTTTAGAATAACTGTTATGATAATTATAACAGCTCCTATGTAAAATTCGACACTCATTTTTTCTTTTCCTCCTAAAATAAAGTAAGCCAAAACGATCCCGTAAACAGGTTCTAAGTTAGTCGTTAACATTACTGTATACGGTGTTAATCGCTGCATTACTTTTACAGAAGCCGTAAAAGCATAAGCTGTACAGATTGAAGCCAAAATCAATAATAAAACCCAGTTATTTAAGGACATTTGGAAGAAATCTGCTGTGAATTTTCCCTGAAATAAAAAATAAATCGTAATGAAGAAAACTCCCGCTCCAAATTCATAAAAAGTAATAACCGAAGGTTCGTGATCTGAGATTAATTTTCCATTCATTAAAGTAAATAAAACGCCTAAAATTATTGCTGCTAAAGCATAATAAACTCCCGTAAGATATTTTATTTCAACCTGAAGAATCAGTCCCAAACCTGCAATAATAACAAGTCCGAAGAAAACTTCATACCAAAGGACTTTTCGTCCGTAAAATAACGGTTCTAATAAAGAGGCGAAAAATGCTCCTAAAGAAAATATAGAAAGGGTGATTGAAACATTAGAAACATGAATTGCCTTAAAAAAGAAAATCCAATGCAATGCAATCAATAATCCAACAAAAATCAATTTAAAAAATTCTTTTACAGGAACCTGAAAAGACTGCTTTTTAAATGCAATAAATCCGCCTAGAAAAATCATGGCGATCAACATTCTGTACCAAACCAGATTATCGGCATCAATGGTAATTAAAGCGCCCAAAATGGCTGTAAAACCCCAGATAAAAACTATTAAGTGAAGATTTAAATAACTTTTTAAATTATCGTTTCGCATTACGTAATAAATAAACTGCCAGAATTCCGAAAACAATATTTGGGAACCAAACAGCTAATAAAGGTGAAAAAGTAGATTTTTCGGCAAGTGTACCGAAGATTTTATCAAAGAAAACAAATGAAAATGCAATGGCAATTCCAATAGCAAGGTTCATTCCCATACCGCCGCGGCGCTTCATTGAAGAAACTGCAACAGCAATAATAGTTAAAATAAAGGCCGAAACCGGCACACTGTATTTTTTGTACAGAACCACTAAATAAGTATTAATATTTCCAGAACCTCTTTTTCTTTCTTTTTCAATAAAATCAATTAGTTTTCCCAGAGTCAGGGTTTCTGCGATATAAACAACAGGAGTCAAATCTGCAAGTTCAAATTTAAAACCTACATTTTTCTCAGGAGCTTTTTCAATTACATCATTCAAATCTCCAACTGTTCTTTTTGTATAATCGTATAAAGTGTATATTTTCTTTTTGGGATCCCATTTTATACGACTTGCGGTTATTTTGTATGTTAATTTTTCTTTTTCAAAATGCTCTAAAGTAAAATTAAAAGCTGTCTTCGACTCTTCATTAAAGCTATTTACAAAAATAAAATCGTGATCGTTAATTTGTCTAAAAACATTGGTATTTTCTCCCCGCATGAGCTGTTTACCATTTCCTTTTAAATAAGTGTACCTAAAATTATTAAATCCTTCACTAGCCGCAGGCACAATAA includes:
- a CDS encoding response regulator transcription factor, whose amino-acid sequence is MNAIIKIALVDDEVLFRKGIAFLLQREDNIEIVFEASNGEDLVNKLLENEIKPDIIIMDLKMPVLNGVEATKIIRKSFPEIKIIALTSYDSKSFIANMIQVGAVAYLIKNTTPKDLIKTINEVNKKGFYYNESVLKTIQETIVSSKNSKGNLETSFLSPREIEILQLICQQKTTSEIAEHLFLSPRTVEGHRNNLLLKTESRNIAGLVVYAIQNEIAVLTL
- the dnaB gene encoding replicative DNA helicase, which gives rise to MENFKNVNPVKVDKTTIINLEKGKLPPQVLDLEEAVLGAMMIDKKGVDDVIDILQPDAFYKDAHKHIFEAILQLFTETQPIDLLTVSTQLKKNGKLELAGGDFYLIQLTQKIASSAHIEFHSRIILQKFIQRSLIRISSEIIEESYDETTDVFDLLDKAESKLYEVTQGNIKRSSETAQSLVLQAKKRIEEIAGKEGLSGVATGFEKLDEVTSGWQPSDLIIIAARPGMGKTAFVLSMARNVAIQFGHAVAVFSLEMASVQLITRLISSETGLSSEKLRTGKLEKHEWEQLSTKVKDLEKAPLFIDDTPSLSIFDLRAKCRRLASQHGIKLIIIDYLQLMTAGGNGKGGGNREQEISTISRNLKALAKELNVPVIALSQLSRAVETRGSSKRPLLSDLRESGAIEQDADIVSFIYRPEYYKIEEWDDDEASPTAGQAEFIIAKHRNGGLENIRLKFLGHLGKFDNLEDFTGGYDDLPSKMNHEDNPFITKNLPSANEAFGSNLNDDDDDSDVPF
- a CDS encoding sensor histidine kinase, with protein sequence MNTHSIPEKELVAIILYISLFFIIVSVVLIVFFYFSRKKIIQKELEKKDLILQYQKEQLHAVLQIQEEERKRIAQDLHDDISSKLNIVSLNTHLLSAPNLTEAETTEITENIINLTAKALENSRKIAHNLLPPVFEKFGLHAGIEELCGEFESSKSVKTYYKNELDFDDKEIDRHLHVFRVLQELMNNSLRHGKSN
- a CDS encoding acetyl-CoA carboxylase carboxyltransferase subunit alpha; this translates as MEYLDFELPIKELEEQLEKCVIIGKESDVDVTPTCKEINKKLEQTKKDIYKNLTAWQRVQLSRHPNRPYTLDYIKAICGDTFLELHGDRGFKDDKAMVGGLGKINGQSFMIVGQQKGYNTKTRQYRNFGMANPEGYRKALRLMKMAEKFGIPVLTLVDTPGAYPGLEAEERGQGEAIARNIFEMVRLQVPIITIIVGEGASGGALGIGVGDRVYMLENTWYSVISPESCSSILWKSWEYKERAAEALKLTSSDMKKQKLVDDVIPEPLGGAHYDRETTFKTVADYITKGYNELKDLSTADLIAQRMDKYSNMGEYKE
- a CDS encoding DMT family transporter — its product is MRNDNLKSYLNLHLIVFIWGFTAILGALITIDADNLVWYRMLIAMIFLGGFIAFKKQSFQVPVKEFFKLIFVGLLIALHWIFFFKAIHVSNVSITLSIFSLGAFFASLLEPLFYGRKVLWYEVFFGLVIIAGLGLILQVEIKYLTGVYYALAAIILGVLFTLMNGKLISDHEPSVITFYEFGAGVFFITIYFLFQGKFTADFFQMSLNNWVLLLILASICTAYAFTASVKVMQRLTPYTVMLTTNLEPVYGIVLAYFILGGKEKMSVEFYIGAVIIIITVILNGVFKHYQNKKENL